The genomic DNA CTTGTGAAAAAATAGCAGCTCCCTTTGCATGTCTTTCTTCAATTGCCTCTAATTCAGATTCCAAAATTTGCTCTAAATCTTCTGCGGATACGCCATCAATCACAAATTTCATACCGCGCAAAAGAAATTCATCTTGAATTTTGTCTAATTGTTGCTCTAAAGACAAAATACCGTATTTTCTACTTTCAGATGTCCAATGAACAAATAATTCTAGCAACTGTTCATAACTTAAATCCTTTTTATTTGAACCAAAAAGAACTTTAAATAGTTTTGGAACCCTTTTTAGTTGATTCATCGGAAATGCAATACATACTGCAGCAAATGTACCGATAAAAATAATTAATGCTGCGGCAGGATTTAATAAGGCTGTTACGTCAGCGCCCTTGACGACCATCCCTACTACCACTGCTAAAAATCCTAAAATAAGTCCAATAATTGTTGCAAAATCCATTCCCATTCACTCCTAGTCTATACAAGA from Bacillus cereus G9842 includes the following:
- the motA gene encoding flagellar motor stator protein MotA; protein product: MDFATIIGLILGFLAVVVGMVVKGADVTALLNPAAALIIFIGTFAAVCIAFPMNQLKRVPKLFKVLFGSNKKDLSYEQLLELFVHWTSESRKYGILSLEQQLDKIQDEFLLRGMKFVIDGVSAEDLEQILESELEAIEERHAKGAAIFSQAGTYAPTLGVLGAVIGLVAALGNLTDIEKLGHAISGAFIATIFGIFSGYVLWHPFANKLKQKSSAEIEKKRLIIDCLLMLQEGTYPFIMKNRILGALSATERKKLEKGAEKNAE